One stretch of Kluyveromyces marxianus DMKU3-1042 DNA, complete genome, chromosome 8 DNA includes these proteins:
- the RPT5 gene encoding proteasome regulatory particle base subunit RPT5, whose product MSTLEDLNNESQLAEDDIDQEFYNLSAADLTTRSKLLDNEIRIFRSELQRLSHENSQMLEKIKDNQEKIKNNKQLPYLVANVVEIMDMDELQDSNEIDTQGGNVNLDNAAKGKAAVIKTSSRQTVFLPMVGLVDPVKLKPNDLVGVNKDSYLILDTLPSEFDSRVKAMEVDEKPTETYSDVGGLDKQIEELVEAIVLPMKQGEKFKDMGIKAPKGALMYGPPGTGKTLLARACAAQTNATFLKLAAPQLVQMFIGEGAKLVRDAFALAKEKAPTIIFIDELDAIGTKRFDSEKSGDREVQRTMLELLNQLDGFGSDDRVKVLAATNRVDVLDPALLRSGRLDRKIEFPLPTEDARAQILQIHSRKMTTDDSINWQELARSTDEFNGAQLKAVSVEAGMIALRNGQSQVKHEDFVEAIGEVQARKSKSVSFYA is encoded by the coding sequence ATGTCAACTTTAGAAGATTTGAATAATGAGAGCCAACTTGCTGAAGATGATATAGATCAGGAGTTCTACAACTTATCGGCAGCTGATTTAACCACCCGTAGTAAGTTGTTAGACAATGAAATTAGAATCTTCAGATCTGAATTGCAACGTTTATCACACGAGAACAGCCAGATGCTGGAGAAGATCAAGGATAACCAAgagaagatcaagaacaacaaacaatTACCATACCTCGTAGCCAATGTTGTCGAAATAATGGACATGGATGAGTTACAGGATTCAAACGAAATTGATACTCAAGGTGGCAATGTCAATTTGGATAACGCTGCCAAAGGTAAGGCTGCTGTCATCAAGACGTCGTCCAGACAAACAGTATTTTTACCAATGGTCGGACTAGTAGACCCTGTTAAGTTGAAACCAAATGACTTAGTAGGTGTAAATAAAGACTCATATTTGATCTTGGATACATTGCCATCAGAATTCGACTCTCGTGTTAAGGCAATGGAAGTCGACGAAAAACCAACCGAAACTTATTCTGATGTTGGAGGTTTAGACAAGCAGATAGAAGAGTTGGTGGAAGCAATTGTATTACCAATGAAGCAaggtgaaaaattcaaagatatgGGAATTAAAGCTCCTAAAGGTGCGTTAATGTATGGACCCCCAGGTACTGGTAAGACGCTTCTTGCAAGAGCTTGTGCCGCTCAAACAAATGCTACTTTCTTGAAACTTGCTGCTCCACAATTAGTTCAGATGTTCATCGGTGAAGGTGCAAAACTTGTCCGTGATGCTTTCGCATTagctaaagaaaaagctcCAACAATTATTTTCattgatgaattggatGCTATTGGTACGAAACGTTTCGACTCAGAGAAATCCGGTGACAGAGAAGTCCAAAGAACAATGTTAGAACTTCTAAACCAGTTAGACGGTTTTGGTTCTGATGACCGCGTCAAAGTTCTAGCAGCTACTAATCGTGTCGATGTCTTAGATCCAGCTTTGCTAAGATCTGGTAGACTTGATAGAAAAATAGAATTCCCACTCCCTACGGAAGACGCAAGAGCTCAAATTCTTCAGATTCACTCCAGAAAAATGACCACAGATGATTCCATCAATTGGCAAGAGCTTGCTAGATCTACTGACGAATTTAATGGTGCTCAGTTGAAGGCGGTTAGCGTTGAAGCCGGTATGATCGCACTAAGAAATGGCCAATCTCAAGTAAAGCATGAAGATTTTGTTGAAGCGATCGGTGAAGTGCAGGCtagaaaatcaaaatctgTTTCATTCTATGCATGA
- the SEM1 gene encoding proteasome regulatory particle lid subunit SEM1, with protein sequence MSGKLYEKAHSNYKINTTNMSTKEPVRSSLEDDDEFEDFPADSWPSQPVSQDLTRDSNLWAEDWDDIEVEDDFTKELKEELEKQ encoded by the exons ATGAGTGGCAAACTGTATGAAAAAGCC CATTCCAATTACAAGATAAATACCACAAATATGTCTACGAAGGAGCCAGTAAGATCATCGCTCgaagatgacgatgaatttgaagattttcCTGCCGATTCTTGGCCATCGCAACCGGTTTCACAGGACCTAACAAGAGATAGCAACCTTTGGGCAGAAGACTGGGATGATATCGAAGTAGAAGATGATTTCAccaaagaattgaaagaggAACTTGAGAAGCAGTGA
- the RPO31 gene encoding DNA-directed RNA polymerase III core subunit RPO31 yields the protein MKDTVVDIAPKKIKGISFSALSAADIVAQSEVEISTRDLFDLDNGRSAKEGGALDAKMGVSSSQAECNTCHGNLASCHGHFGHIKLALPVFHVGYFKATIQILQSVCKGCGALLLSEEDKRKHLSELRRPGMDNLRRMNILKKILDQCKKQRRCFRCGDLNGVVKKAAAGSGSAALKIIHDTFRWVGKKSAPEKDRWVGEWKQVIENNPELERYVKRCMDDLNPLKVLNLFKQITPDDCELLGIDSTTKSGRPETYIWRYLPAPPVCIRPSVMMQDSPASNEDDLTVKLTEIVWTSSLIKAGLEKGISINNMMEQWDYLQLAVAMYINSDSVNPSMLPGSSGTKSKPIRGFCQRLKGKQGRFRGNLSGKRVDFSGRTVISPDPNLSVEEVAVPDRVAKILTYPEKVTRYNKHKLQQLVINGPQLHPGANYLLKKNEDARRNLRYGDRVKLAKQLQYGDVVERHIEDGDVVLFNRQPSLHRLSILSHYAKIRPWRTFRLNECVCTPYNADFDGDEMNLHVPQTEEARAEAINLMGVKNNLLTPKSGEPIIAATQDFITGSYLISHKDSFFDRSQLTQLLSMMSDGKLQFDIPPPSIMKPHYLWTGKQVFSLLIKPNKNSPVVINLDAKNKVYIPPPKKSYPNEMSQNDGYVLIRGSKILSGVMDKSVLGDGKKHSVFYTILRDYGPDEAAQAMNRMAKLCARYLGNRGFSIGINDVTPGADLKNKKEQMVEYAYKKCDELIDLFNKGKLETQPGCNEEQTLEAKIGGLLSKVREEVGEVCIRELDNLNAPLIMATCGSKGSTLNVSQMVAVVGQQIISGNRVPDGFQDRSLPHFPKNSKTPQSKGFVRNSFFSGLSPPEFLFHAISGREGLVDTAVKTAETGYMSRRLMKSLEDLSCQYDNTVRTSSNGIVQFTYGGDGLDPFDMEGNAQPVNFIRSWTHANNITFSEDTVGLLPYQIIEETNKILKPLEAKLKRYDNVGNELKNEDANRDEYIDQFDAERSFYQSLRQFMTEKAEFLAKLRKERGMKELLDEPGEELKDINWDEGVSSSVLISLNQLCKISKSLVESFLTIAISKYHKAKVEPGTAVGAIGAQSIGEPGTQMTLKTFHFAGVASMNVTLGVPRIKEIINASKVISTPIINAVLVNDNDERAARVVKGRVEKTLLSDVAYYVQDIYKDNMAFLQIKIDLETIEKLQLELTLEDIVVAIAKAPKLKISTNDISIIGKNRINIAVSYDAKSLKSISTSMKEPEPNEVFYRMQQLRRALPHIVVKGFADIARAVINIRDDGKRELLVEGYGLRDVMTTDGVVGSKTKTNHILEVNEVLGIEAARSCIINEIDYTMSNHGMSVDPRHIQLLGDVMTYKGEVLGITRFGLAKMRDSVLQLASFEKTTDHLFDAAFYMKNDAVEGVSECIILGQTMSIGTGSFKVIKNTVLGEKDLEPKPTLFESLCDTLVRAN from the coding sequence ATGAAAGATActgttgttgatattgCCCCAAAGAAAATCAAGGGGATCAGTTTCTCTGCCTTGAGCGCTGCAGATATAGTTGCTCAATCTGAAGTTGAAATATCCACTAGAGATCTTTTCGATCTTGATAATGGTAGATCTGCTAAAGAAGGTGGTGCATTAGATGCCAAAATGGGTGTTTCTTCCTCTCAAGCGGAGTGTAATACTTGTCATGGTAACCTAGCATCATGCCATGGTCATTTTGGTCACATCAAATTAGCCTTACCGGTGTTTCATGTAGGGTACTTCAAGGCCACAATTCAGATTTTGCAGAGTGTCTGTAAAGGTTGTGGTGCGTTGTTACTTTCAGAAGAGGACAAACGTAAGCACCTCTCCGAACTTCGTCGTCCAGGGATGGATAATTTAAGAAGaatgaatattttgaagaagattttgGACCAATGTAAGAAACAGAGGCGTTGTTTCCGTTGCGGTGACTTGAATGGTGTGGTTAAGAAAGCTGCAGCAGGTTCTGGTTCGGCAGCATTGAAAATCATTCACGACACTTTCCGTTGGGTGGGAAAGAAGTCTGCCCCAGAAAAAGATAGATGGGTTGGTGAATGGAAACAAGTGATTGAGAACAACCCTGAATTAGAACGTTATGTAAAGAGGTGTATGGATGATTTAAACCCTTTGAAGGTATTAAACCTTTTCAAACAAATTACGCCTGACGATTGTGAATTGCTAGGTATAGATTCGACTACAAAATCCGGCAGACCTGAAACTTATATTTGGAGATATTTACCAGCACCACCTGTTTGTATTCGTCCCTCTGTTATGATGCAAGATTCTCCAGCATCCAACGAAGATGATTTGACAGTTAAATTGACAGAAATTGTATGGACATCCTCCTTAATTAAAGCTGGTTTGGAAAAAGGTATTTCAATTAATAATATGATGGAACAATGGGACTATTTACAGCTGGCAGTAGCTATGTATATCAACTCGGATTCTGTCAATCCATCGATGCTTCCAGGCTCCTCTGGAACTAAATCGAAACCAATTAGAGGTTTTTGTCAGAGATTAAAAGGTAAACAAGGTAGATTCAGAGGTAACCTATCAGGTAAGCGTGTTGACTTTTCTGGTAGAACAGTTATTTCTCCTGATCCAAATTTATCTGTGGAAGAAGTTGCTGTGCCTGATAGGGTTGCCAAAATTTTAACCTACCCTGAGAAAGTCACTCGTTATAATAAACACAAACTTCAACAGTTGGTGATCAATGGTCCACAATTACATCCTGGTGCAAACTAtttattaaagaaaaatgaagatgCCAGACGTAACCTACGTTATGGTGACAGAGTAAAGTTAGCTAAACAGCTTCAATACggtgatgttgttgaaagaCACATCGAAGATGGTGATGTTGTTCTATTTAATAGACAACCGTCCTTGCATAGATTATCCATCTTATCACATTACGCTAAAATTCGTCCATGGAGAACTTTCAGACTAAACGAATGTGTGTGTACACCATACAATGCGGATTTTGATGGTGATGAAATGAATTTGCATGTTCCACAAACTGAGGAAGCTCGTGCAGAGGCAATAAATTTAATGGGTGTCAAAAATAACCTTTTAACTCCAAAGTCAGGTGAGCCAATCATTGCAGCTACCCAAGATTTTATCACTGGTTCTTATTTAATATCTCATAAAGATTCATTCTTTGATAGATCTCAGTTAACTCAACTTCTATCCATGATGTCAGATGGTAAATTACAATTTGATATTCCACCCCCTTCCATTATGAAACCACATTACTTATGGACCGGTAAACAAGTGTTTTCTTTACTAATCAAACCTAACAAAAATTCTCCTGTGGTCATCAACCTTGACGCTAAAAATAAAGTGTATATACCACctccaaagaaaagttaTCCAAATGAAATGTCCCAAAATGACGGTTACGTTTTAATTAGAGGTTCTAAAATTCTTTCTGGTGTGATGGACAAATCTGTTCTTGGTGATGGTAAGAAGCATTCTGTATTCTACACAATCTTAAGAGACTATGGACCTGATGAAGCTGCACAAGCTATGAATAGAATGGCCAAATTATGCGCAAGATACTTAGGTAATAGAGGTTTTTCTATTGGTATCAATGATGTCACTCCAGGTGCAGATttaaaaaacaagaaggaacaaATGGTCGAATATGCTTATAAAAAGTGTGACGAATTAATTgacttgttcaacaaggGTAAGTTAGAAACTCAACCGGGTTGTAACGAAGAACAAACACTAGAAGCAAAAATTGGTGGTCTTCTATCTAAGGTTCGAGAAGAAGTGGGTGAGGTTTGTATTAGGGAATTGGATAATTTAAATGCACCATTGATTATGGCAACATGTGGTTCTAAAGGTTCTACCTTAAATGTTTCCCAGAtggttgctgttgttgggCAACAAATTATCTCAGGTAATCGTGTTCCTGATGGTTTCCAAGACCGTTCTTTACCTCATTTCCCAAAGAACTCTAAAACTCCACAATCTAAAGGTTTTGTGCGaaactctttcttttctgggCTATCACCCCCagaatttttgtttcacGCAATTTCTGGTCGTGAAGGTTTAGTTGATACTGCTGTGAAAACCGCTGAAACTGGTTATATGTCTCGTAGATTAATGAAATCTCTAGAAGATTTATCATGTCAATATGATAATACTGTCAGAACTTCATCAAATGGTATTGTTCAATTCACTTATGGTGGTGATGGTCTCGATCCGTTTGATATGGAAGGTAACGCACAACCAGTCAATTTCATCAGATCGTGGACACATGCCAATAACATAACTTTCAGTGAGGATACAGTTGGTTTGCTACCATATCAAATCATAGAAGAAACTAATAAAATCTTAAAGCCTCTTGAAGCTAAGTTGAAAAGATATGATAATGTTGGTAATGAACTTAAGAATGAGGATGCTAATAGAGATGAGTATATTGATCAATTTGATGCAGAAAGATCATTCTATCAATCATTACGTCAATTCATGACTGAGAAAGCAGAATTTTTAGCCAAGTTAAGGAAGGAAAGAGGCATGaaagaacttcttgatgaaCCTGGCGAAGAACTAAAAGATATAAACTGGGATGAAGGAGTTTCATCGTCCGTCTTGATATCTTTGAATCAACTCTgtaaaatttcaaaatcattgGTAGAATCTTTCTTAACTATTGCAATTTCCAAATATCATAAAGCCAAGGTTGAACCGGGAACTGCTGTTGGTGCTATTGGTGCGCAATCCATCGGTGAACCTGGTACTCAAATGACATTGAAAACTTTCCATTTTGCTGGTGTCGCTTCTATGAACGTTACACTTGGTGTGCCACGtattaaagaaattatCAATGCTTCGAAAGTCATCTCAACCCCTATCATCAATGCCGTTCTAGtcaatgataatgatgaaagaGCTGCTAGAGTTGTTAAGGGTAGAGTTGAGAAAACTTTATTATCAGATGTGGCATATTATGTTCAAGATATATACAAAGATAATATGGCCTTTCTACAGATAAAAATTGATCTAGAAACTATCGAAAAACTTCAGCTTGAACTAACTCTTGAAGATATTGTTGTGGCTATTGCAAAAGCTCCGAAGCTCAAAATCAGCACAAATGATATTTCAATCATTGGTAAGAATCGGATTAACATTGCCGTAAGCTATGATGcaaaatctttgaaatcaatCTCAACATCAATGAAGGAACCTGAACCAAATGAGGTCTTTTATAGAATGCAACAACTTCGTAGAGCACTTCCCCATATTGTTGTTAAAGGTTTTGCTGACATTGCTAGAGCAGTCATTAATATTCGTGATGACGGTAAAAGAGAGTTATTGGTTGAAGGTTACGGTTTGAGAGATGTCATGACTACAGACGGTGTTGTTGGttccaaaaccaaaacaaaccaTATTCTCGAAGTAAATGAAGTTTTAGGTATTGAAGCAGCCAGATCATGTATTATTAACGAAATTGACTATACGATGAGTAATCACGGTATGAGTGTTGATCCTCGTCATATTCAACTTCTCGGTGATGTTATGACTTACAAGGGTGAAGTTCTCGGTATTACTAGATTTGGTTTAGCGAAAATGAGAGATTCTGTTTTACAATTGGCATCTTTCGAAAAGACTACAGACCATTTGTTCGATGCAGCATTCTATATGAAAAACGATGCTGTTGAAGGTGTCTCAGAATGTATTATTCTTGGACAAACAATGTCTATCGGTACTGGTTCCTTCAAGGTTATTAAAAATACTGTTTTAGGTGAAAAAGACCTTgaaccaaaaccaacacTCTTTGAAAGTCTATGTGACACTCTTGTTAGGGCTAATTAA